agacgacaggaccagaaagaggaggcaaacacggcgctgaacttgcAGCTGATTTATTTGAAGAAGTCAACATTTATGCGTACAAAACTGGGCACGATGAGTGCACATTCCAAAATAATTTTGGCAGTTCGAGTGGGTCTTTCATGGAACGTTTATCCTTTCATTTAGAGAATACCCATGTAATGTGGGAAGACAAAGTATTGAAGCAAAAGTCGAGGGTGTGTATTGGTGCCAAAATTGCCCCAATACTTAGTATCATTTTTCTAAGTTAtgttgacaggaaagtagagaaGGACTTAAATGGAAGGTATATTCGAATTGTTCGATGCGTGAACGACTTCCTAATTTTAGTTGGGTCTAAGGGTGCTGAATGTGTACCTGACTTAATCGATGTTTTTTCTAACTAAGCATGGGTCTGGACTGAGCTTCACACATGAGATCCCACACAGCAACGACCTGCAGTTCTTAGATCTGAATTTGACCTTTTTGTCTAACCATGTATGCTGGCGATACGCTCCCAGGAGTGAAAAACCTCTTGTAAACTACGCGTCTTGTCACTCTAAGCTTGTTAAATTCGGAATTGTAACAGGATGTATTGGTATGGCTGTCAAAAAATCGTGTACTCATCAAATGTCCAGTAGCCTGATGGTCCAAGGCCAGAGATGCAGAGAGGCCAGTTTTCCAGATTCTGTAATTGTGGCTGGTGCTAATAAGATTATAAAAACGCTGAAATGTTCGTAACAGCCCAAAGAAAATGTGGGGAAAAAAGTTGTCTGCCTTATAAGCACGCGTTGTCACATCGTTTTAAGAGGGTAGGGGCCAAGTATGGTGTGAGGGTAGTTTTTTCTGCTCCGATGAAGCTGGGTAAATTAGGGGCAGCATTCCAGAGGAAGCAGGAAGGCTTTAAACGGTATGCTGCATGCAAGGTAAATCATGTCAATAAGTACATCAGTTGCAAGAAGGGCGCTGTCTACCCAATTCCTTTATCTTGTGGTCAAACTTACATATgccagacaggccgttgcatcaatattagactaatggagcatgccaattcattggacaaaaaagacactaacctggcaaagcattgcagtatttgtaaatgcgtacctttgtttgacgatacacaattgttattttttcatagtgacaagGCTACCAGAGAAGTCACTGAAGCATTCCATATCatcagaaaatctaatagttgcgttagcaaaacatctttaaccttgtcagcgaaagaaatggcattgctgcataaagggtagattGCAAGGCAGGTACAACGCGTGCGTATGTTGGCTGTCCGGAGTTTGTATCTGATCATCGATGTATGACCGGGCACATGCGTGCCCGGTTTTGTATGTATAAATGTTGActtcttacttcaaataaatcagttgtaagttcagcgctgtgtttgtctcctcctctttctggtcctgtcgtctagcactgtttgaattttattgttaccatggaactCCAACTTGCCCAATCGGCAGCCCTTCTGCACCACAGCTGGACATATAACTGGTGGGGAAGAAGTGTGGgtgtgttggtgggatacattcagactgggatacatagcgcaagaaaatATGACACAGAGACAAgcggaacacaggacgagcggtGAGATGATGGGGTACATGCTCGAATTCTGACTGACGTGCCCAGTCAAAATGCTCTGCTAGCAGCGTCGAATGCCGAGGATCTGGGGATTATATTCAGGCACCAGTtatattcagactgggatacatagcgcaacaAAATATGACACagagacaagcagaacacaggacgagcgctcagcgctcgtcctgtgtacATCAGTTACATCACCATACAGTTCTGCTTGTCTCTGTGTCATATTTtgttgcgctatgtatcccagtctgaatataACTGGTGCCTGAATATAGGTAATCCTCAGATCCTCGGCAGTCGACGCTGCTAGCAGAGCATTTTGACTGGGCACGTCAGTCAGAATTCGAGCACGTACCCCATCATCTCACCTTTCGGCTAGGTGATTTCACCGCAAATTCAGGTACATTTCCAAGGCTGGTGGCTCAAGACCAAAGTAAGTTGACACCTGTGAGCCATAGAGGCAGGTGTGGCAGTTGGCCAGAAGGGCACTTACTTTGTACATTTGCGGCAAATTCTGGCGGTACAGTTTTTGATTTTTTCGAAAGTCAACAAATGCAAATAAGCCAGCAATCTTGCCAAAACCCCATTCAACAGCTTGGCGCACTTTGCTCATTTGCTTGTTGAATAGCAACTGGTGCCCACTAGAAGATGTTGCGCTGTAGGGCTTCAGCAACAGTGGCCTCAGGGGATATGCAGGATCACCATAGATGCAATAGCTGTGGCCCTGGACAAGTTTTTCTAGTTTTTCATAGGTCCTACTTATTCGGAGTATACCTGCAAGATCACAAAGTGGTTTTTGCAATCAGAATATGATGCCATCTCCCAAAACCGCTGCAACCAAGACAAAATAGGCAATAGTAGACTGTTTTATCAGTTGCATCACCTAGCTGTATATTTTGCATGTTATTATCTGTGCCGTCTCAAAGTACACAAGGTAAACCAACCTACAGGTCTATCCctattcagccaagtttctctgcacatAGGTCCCTATACTCTGCAGTACAGCTGTGCCGCCTGCAATTGGGTCCTCGATTGCatggggtgcaaggcaaggtgctgacatggtgcagtgcacccttgaaccttgcagcgtgTGCAACGCGGCAGACAACCTGCACTGCTTGCACCTTTTCAGAATTTTGTTtaacaaaactaattactcctcACAAATGTGACAGTTACACACCCTGTAAAATGTATTTGCATTGAATTTACAATTACTGATAAGCAAGATtgaaataaaaaagttaaccataGAATGTTCTCAGGAGTTGTCGCAGGTCTTAATAAAAATTTTTATTTTCAAATTGCTTCAGTCGTTAGGAAATAAACTGGTTTTCTCATGAGAGCCCTAATTAAAGTTCGTTCAGTATTCAGCAttgctacaattttctcattttatCACGCATACATTCATACACACTCATTGTATAGCTACATTTGCTTTATCAAATAATATTGCCCTGCCACAAGTTGCTACAAATTATGAAAAATTATTTGTTTAAGTGCCCTTCCCTTCTAAACAGTTTAGAGTTATATTTTAAAATGTTGCCGTACAGTAGTTTGATATTTCTTGAAAACGTACTTGTTTTTGTCTGCCTACTTAGCATAATTATTACCTTCTTGAAATACATGTGTTACAAACATATGAGCCTTGAAAACTGTTGAATTTTAGCTCAACGTAATCCAGGGCATTCTCATTCCTGGCACGAGAAAAATATTTTACAGAAACTTTTTCAGAAAGAGCAATACAAGGTTTTTCAAGGCTGCACGACAAGTTGATGTTCTTGCTTATGTACTTTACCACATGTATTATTTTGCTAACCTTCGTTAATTGCTGCTTACTGAAAATGTACCGTCCTTGATCTACATATTGTGAATGCATTTATGCCAATGAGCATGTAACTGAACATGACGGCTGCGTCGATCACGTCTAGTAACAACTTGCGAATAGGAACTCTCGTCTCTGTTGGATCAACTCACCTGCATCATGTCGGCTGCCGAAGTACGGTCCATTTAATTGGCAGATTATGCCGTTTGGACACATGATCGACTGGTACTTTACTGCATGGGTGCGCTTGTGCCCGGAAAAAAACATCTTCTGATTAGTCGACGGGCGGCAGATAGCCCTCGCGGTGCCGTCGATGAATCCCCAACAGTTATCCAGGGGTGCACCTTTGGAATGCACGGCCTGCAAAGTTTAggtgtgaaaaaaatataaataaataatgacgGGCACGAACCAAAATGTCTGATACCAACCTGTGAGAATTCCTCCAAGGTAGGGATGTCAAGCCAGGAGTGACTGTTAACGTCCTTCAAAAGGTGTTTGAAGTTGCTTTCGATGTGCGAAAGAACGATATTCGTCACTGATGATATAACTGAATAATGCCTCCCAAAAAGGTGCTCCAGATCGCACAGCCTGTTGGGGTACGAGAGCCGGCGTAGCGTAATACACAAACTCTCCTCTCCTGGCACAGTCACTCGTTGAGCTGTTTTGATGACAGCTGGCATCCTCAAGGCATTATGAAGCCTTGATATGTCGTTTTTTTCAAACCGAAAATACGATCTGAAAACGCCAGCGTCCATGGTATCCATGTTCAAAAGTCCGTTGGCCGAAAGCGGGTCTCTCCGTGTGCTGCCAAAAACTTCACACAGCAAAATGTCCTCTAGGTCCCTCCAATTAAGTTGATTTAGTAGCACCGGGTCTTGCAAGATGCTCTGCCGTGTTGTCATGTCTTGCAGTTTTCTAGCAGTGCGATACACCTAAACTCTGGGAGAACAGCGGACGTGTCAGAGGTGAACAGAGATGAACACGCTTGTCACTTGTGTGCACGTTTATGCGGACCatgtgtactgaaagagcaaaagACCTTGCCTTGGCTACtacacagcgtaacggctttgttaatgtaaggattatatatagagagaaaaaatgaaaatgcaatgtattgcctgaaatgccttcagacatttgggtaattccaaatatattattttattgcggcaattcttacaacttgagTATTATGTTtatagcggttttaccttctgcggcaaggtggcgcgtcaggcgaGCACATGCCCATACATGCCTTTCagacgcagccgggcgctccgctaaaactgattcttcgaccgccgctccgctaactgtgagcgggaacgggagagcggagcggaccgtcaaaaacgttctgctaaaactgtctaatagcaACTGCCGCAGTAGCGCGTGAGGCGTTGCGTGAGCGGAGAGTGCGTCACCGCGAAGCAACGTCACCCCAGgtgtcgctctcgcaagcctgtgttcgGCGCACTTTCCTTGTCCACTCAAGCTGTCGCCGGCCCACACCTCAATTTAAGTTGGTCACCGTgcaaatttcaggttggcccacccaAGCCGAAATTTCGAACTAGCCGACCCCCAAACTTCACTTGCCCTAAGTCCAAATTTAAAGTAGGTCCACCCCGAAATTCCATTTGGCCAACTCATAAATGGAAGTTGTGCCACCCTCAAAGTTCAGGTTGACGCACCGCCTAACTTAAGTTGGCCAACCCCCAGATTTCAGCTTGGCCCACGTTCGAATTTCAAGTTAGGCCACCCcctaatttaagttggcccacaccGAAGTTCGAAGTTGGCCCACCTCTAAATTTCATGTTGACCACACTCCAAacttcaagttgacccacccacATACTTCAGTTGGCCCATCGGTACTTTTCTATGCTTTTCTAAGAAGCCCTACGCATGTCTCGacgtattattttttttattttcgaggTATGTTGTTCCTTATGGCTGAAAAGTTATCAATCATCTAAATTTACATTATCATAACGATTAAACGTCTTTACAATTTACGTATTTTTCTGCAtgtacaaggcattacactttttgCATGACAGGACTGGGAAGCTCGCCAAACAATGCTGGCTCATTAAGAGTATTTCAAAAGTACTTGATTTTCGATTCTATTAAATTGATGTTTTCCCttattttattcgtatttgagtcGGTCTCGAAAAGTTCCCAATAGTGGTATTCAAATTGCTCTCCCGATAGCTAGACTTTGTAGCATGTAGTCTTCGGTGTTTTTAATTCCTGTTGCATTTTATCCTGTTTAAGATCGCGCTTCCTGGTATTTTCTTGAGACAATATGAATATGCATATACTTTCTGCATGATGATGTGGGTACGCTATAAACCAAATAATACTTTAGATACCACTGCGACGGTGATATCTCGTGTCTAAAGGCGCGTTACTGCGCAAAATTTATTTATGGAGTCACATGGGCGCTCTGGCTACAATGTTGTTTGGTTGGCGTGTGTGGGGCACTTCCTACATTTACGGCTGGTAAATGTTATTCACTGTATCTCTCTTTCAAGCATGTGATGACTTCTGGCTTTTTGCGGTATTTATTGTTTCTCTTAAGTTACGAGCAAGGCTGCTTGACTTGTCTCCTTATCAATGTCGCTTCTGCGTGACGTAGAACAAGCTGATGCCCAGTCAACTGTCGCGTATCTATCACGTTACTGTCATTCATATTTTCAAGCTGCATTATAGAAGCAAATTTGTGTGTGGACTTTACTTTTGTGGGCTTGCTGGACGCAATTCTGACTGTCACAGAAAACTTCTAACTCCACAAAATACGGGAAGCCGCAAAGGCGACATAAGCACGATGTGCCTTCACAACCGCAAGCATCTACTTCGGAGAGGCGGCATACTTAGCCAGAGAGCAAACtagcatgaagaaaaaaaatcttagAAAAATGTTCTTCGCTGTGACAACACACGTGGAGCCTTTGTGCTCCCACCGGTGCCCACTAAAGCCCGGGAAGCGCCTACATTACAACCTCGGAAGCCGTGGCGCTGTTTGAGGAAAAGGATGAAAGCACACCAAACGGGCACTGCTCCACCTGTCGACGTGTTCCATGCTTTGTGAAAGGGGTTAGTTCCGTATGTTTGCTGAGAGGTAACGTGACTCATGTGTACTCACTGCTTTAGTGCCGCAACAGAAAGTAGGAAGCCTGGATGTTTTCTTGGTGCTCAGAGTAacaccttgcgcagcgaacgtCGTTCTTGTGGACCTCGAAGCAAGCGTCGCTTTGTAAACTGAGTGACTGCACCATGGGAGTGGGGACAGGGCTTGTTTGCACCTAATGCTCACGTAGTGCCCCCTGGACGAGATGTTTGCACAATCAATCGATTTCTTTCTGAGTGTCAGCAGACTGAGAAGGCGTTTGCCCCTATGGATATGttgcaaggaggaggaggagggaaaactttattttcatcgGATCTTCGAATTCCGTGAATTACTGGGTTATTCCGTCTGCCAGGCAGCGTGACGTCGCCATAAGCCCTTGACTTTCGGCGATCTCCAAAGACCAGTTGACGGTCCGCAGGTGGACTGCGGGATC
This Dermacentor albipictus isolate Rhodes 1998 colony chromosome 1, USDA_Dalb.pri_finalv2, whole genome shotgun sequence DNA region includes the following protein-coding sequences:
- the LOC139054509 gene encoding uncharacterized protein, whose product is MTTRQSILQDPVLLNQLNWRDLEDILLCEVFGSTRRDPLSANGLLNMDTMDAGVFRSYFRFEKNDISRLHNALRMPAVIKTAQRVTVPGEESLCITLRRLSYPNRLCDLEHLFGRHYSVISSVTNIVLSHIESNFKHLLKDVNSHSWLDIPTLEEFSQAVHSKGAPLDNCWGFIDGTARAICRPSTNQKMFFSGHKRTHAVKYQSIMCPNGIICQLNGPYFGSRHDAGILRISRTYEKLEKLVQGHSYCIYGDPAYPLRPLLLKPYSATSSSGHQLLFNKQMSKVRQAVEWGFGKIAGLFAFVDFRKNQKLYRQNLPQMYKVSALLANCHTCLYGSQVSTYFGLEPPALEMYLNLR